In Nostoc edaphicum CCNP1411, the sequence TATGTGGCGACTGAGACGAGTAGTTTCAATATGCAAAATCCGAGCGCGGCTGTGTTCAGCTTCGGTAACAATTCCTACCTGAGCGCCAGTCATGGAAATTGCGGGTTGTCCGAGTTCCTGCAAAGCCATGCTGAGTAAGGCAATAGTTACTTGTTCGCCAGTAGAAAGCAGCATATCCATTTCCCGGCGGTTAGGATTTGGAGAAATTTCATTAGCTAGTTTGACGAGTCCATCGGTGGTTTTGCCCATTGCCGAAACCACTACGACAAGAGAGTTTCCAGCTTTAACAGTTTTATAAACACGCTGTGCAACAGCTTGAATACGTTCCACTGAACCGACAGATGTACCACCGTATTTCTGAACTATGAGCGCCATAACTTTTTATTTAATCAATTGTGCCTGCTTTCATTAACGCTTCCACCTGGTTAGGAAGCCTTCAAGGCTTATCAGTTATATAGTTTACTAAAAATTGCGTCGAATACCCTGTAATAATTGATTATTCAAAAACTACATCTTCGTAGAGTGTTGCCATTGTTTCCTCAAAATCCACGCTATTGAGTCGAAATGATTGATCCTCTGATGTGTAAGATTGTAAAACCCATAACCCTTGCTCATTGCGGCGAAAACACTCGACTCGCTGACGTTTTGTATTAATTAAAACATACTCTTGCAGACTTTCCAGTGTTTGATAATCGGCGAATTTATCGCCACGATCAAAAGCTTCGGTAGAATTAGATAAAACTTCGACAATTAAACAGGGAAATCTTTTATAACCTGGCGTTTCTCGATCTCGTTGATCGCAAGTAACCATCACATCGGGATAATAAAAGCGATTCAGGGATTCAATTCTGGCTTTCATGTCAGCGATGTAAACACGACAACCAGAGCCGCGCACATGATTACGGAGGAGAGCGAATAGGTTTCCTGCAATGGTAACGTGTGGATCTAGCGCTCCAGCCATTGCATAGATGTAGCCGTCGATGTATTCATGCTTGATATTGCTCTGTTCCTCCATTTGGAGGTATTCTTCAACGGTGATGTAGTTTTGTTGGGGTGAGGCTATCATAGTTGAAACTTTAATTTAGGAATATGCTTCATTCTAGCGATTGCTTATTATCATCATCTTGATATTCTTTAACTTGCAAAAAGACGCGATTCATCGCGTCTTTACAAATTATCTATTTGTCGCATTCTTTTTTCAGTACTTAGCTAATAGGTAATGTAAACCAGAAAGTTGCCCCTGCATCCAATGCACTGTTTACGCCAATTTCGCCGCCGTGAGCATGGATAATTTGCTTACACAGATACAACCCCAATCCCAAACTTACAGAATTGCGGATACTTGCACCCCGAAAGTAAAGGTCAAAAAGCCGATCGCTTTGTTGTTGACTAATTCCCACACCATTATCACTAACAGTACAATAAATTTTGTCATCCTTATGAGTAGCGTTGATTGTCAAAAGCAATTCCGGGGGATTGTGTTTTAGAGCATTGACAATTAAGTTAGAAAAAACTCGCCATAGTTGTGTGGGATCAGCATTCACTAATGGCAAATCTGCGGATACTAGATTTGTCAGCTTGGCTTGATTTTGCTCTAATAATGGCTCTAAATCAGCGATCGCAGCTTCGACAACTGCCAGTAATTGTACGGTTTGACGTTGTAAAACAACACCTTGCATTTCACTGATATGAGTTTCCATCAACGAATTAATTAAGTTCAGTTGGCGATCGCTACTTTGAATCATCCGCTCTAAAATTGAGCGTGAAACAGGGATTGGGGATTGGAAAGAGGTAGAGGGGCGGGGTGCAGGGGGCAGAGGAGAGGAATTTCCCCCCTGCTCCCTGCCCCCTGTCCCCTGCTCCCCAGTCCCCGCTCCCTGATTTAGCAAATTCTTCAATACCATTAAAGTACCCAGCACCGGGTTACGTAAGTCGTGGGAAACTGCATGGAAAAATACTCGTAGTTCCTCTTCAGTTTGCTTGCGCTGGGTAATGTCTTCAATTAAACCTTCGTAGTAAAGCAATTTTCCCTGTTCGTCACGGACTGCGTAAGCTTTTTCTGAAATCCAGACAATACTCCCATCTCGGCGATAAATTTGAGACTCAAACTCTGAAACCCTGCCATACTTTTCCATCAGGCGCACAAATTCTGCCCGACGGTTCGGATCAACGTAAAATTGTTCAATATCAGTGAAATTTGCTGTCACCTCTTCCACTAAAGAGTAGCCATAAATACGTGCTAGAGCGGGATTTGCCGTAATGTAACGTCCATCGGGACTGCTTTGGAAAATTCCTTCAACGGCGTTTTCAAAAATGGTGCGATATTTAGCTTCTGCAACCTTGAGTTTTTGATAGGCAGATTCCAGTTCTTGACGGGCATAAAACTCAGAGCGTTGCAAGCGATCGTACAGATAAACACCAATATCACATATAGTACAAAACCAAAAAATGTATAAAATGAACGTCACATTATATATTCCTGGGTGTTCAGGAATCGGTGTTTCTAGTCCAAGTGCCGTATTCACACCAAAATAGTAAACCAGCACACTCACTTGAGTCAGCAAGTGAAGAATCCAGCAGACGGGCATCAACACAGCTTGGCTCAAGAATAGCAGCGACCAACCGATGGTATCAGGTAGTGCAAAACCTGTAAGAGTTGCAAACAACTGCGATGCTAAACTAATTGACCAAGAAGACCCCAAAAATAATAAATCTGGACGATGACGACCTAATTTAGTTTTATGTAAGGCAAAGCAGACCAGTATACTCATGAGCATTGCAACATTAATTACAATACGTTGAGTTCTAACTACTTCTGGCAACTGCTGCAACTCTTGAAAAGGAAAAAACAAGCCGTAAATGTCTCGCAAAGTAAAAGACAACAGACAAATCAGCGCCAGCCATAACCATAAACGTAATCTCTGCCACAAAAAGCGGTTACGCCAAGCTTTGTAAAGAGTATTGATTTCATCTGTTGTTGGTGCAGAAAAGATTTTTCTCCACCAGCTTTGCACTGTTGTAAATGGAGTAGCCATTAGCATCCGAGCAACTTTGCCCATACCTTGAGGGTGTTTCCCTTACTCAATAGACTTCTTGCAGAAGTAGGGAAAAGGGAAGGCGGGAAAGGGTAAAGGTTTTGTATTTAACCCTTTCCCTTTAACCTTTACCTTTTTCCCACAAGAGTGCAAAAAGCACCTTTGCAAGAAGTTTAATATTGCTATAAATAACACCCTCTCATTTTTTGGTGATTTATGGGCGATTTGTTGCGGATCAAGTTGCCAAAGGTAGTGTAAACCAGAAAGTTAACCCGCGCTTGCGGTTACTAATAACACCGATTTCGCCGCCATGTGCCTTAATAACTTTCCGACAAAGATACATTTTTAAGCCAATGCTTGTAGAGCAACAGTCTTGGGGATCGCGGACATGAAGATCGAAAAGGCGATCGCACTCTACTTTACTCATTCCCACACCGTCATCTTGAATCTGAGTGCGAATCATTCCCCTCTCAACGGTGGCACTCAGGGTAAAATTTAATCCTGGTGGATTATTTTGCAAGCCATGTGTGATTAAATTTGCCAAAACTTTCTGCAATCGAGTCCCATCTGCCATTACTAAAGGCAAGTCTGCGGGAACTAAGTTTTTTAGAGTCGCTTGATTTTGTGTAAGTATGGGTTCCAACTGGGCGAATGTGCCTCCCAGTAGGGTGCTAAGTTGCACAGGTTCGAGTTTGATCTCAAGACCCTGTTTTTCACAGGAATTAATTTCTAGCAATGAGTTAATCATTGTTAGTTGGCGATCGTTGCCTTGAATCATCCGCTCGATAATTGAGCGAGATATTGGAATTGAAGATTGGGAATTGGAGATTGGGGATTGGGCATGGGAAAGAGGCAGAGGGGCAGAGGGGATGGGGGGCAGAGGGGAAAGACTTGCTGTAATTGCTCCCCTGCTCCCCTGCTCCCCTGCTCCCTTGCTCCCCTGCCCCTGATTTAACAAATTCTTCAACACCATCAAGTTACCCATTACCGAAGTTCGTAAATCGTGGGCAACGGTGTGCAAAACTACATCTTTGACGCGATGCAATTTTTCAACTTCTTGCATTTTCTGCTGCAACTGGGCTGTTCGTTCTTCTACTTGGTGTTCTAAATTAGTGTTGAGTTCTGCTAGTTTTTGGCATATCTGGCTTTGCTGAATAGCGATCGCAACCTGTTCTGACATCTGCTGTAACAAATCAATTTCTATCGGCAGCCAATGACGCGAACCTGAGCATTGATTGGCAATCAACGCCCCAAATAATTCATCACCAAGCATAATTGGTACAGCCAAGCTAGCCTGCGTTTGGAATTTTTGACAGTGTGCTTTGACTTTGGGAGATACTTTCATTTGCGTTATGTCTTCAACGACACGCACAAAATTATCTTTTAGTAAATTTCGCACTTCTTTTAGATAAGCTTCATCATTAGTAGACCAACCTGAGACTGATGGATATTTGGGATCTACTGATTCGGCAAGAGTTCTGATTCCTAAATTGGCATTATTTAAACTGATGAAAACTCGATCTGCTTGCAGAAATTGTCTGACTTCCGTGACGGTGGTTTGGAGAATTTGCTCTAAGTTAAGCGAAGACCGAATTCGCACTAGGGTTTCTGCCAACAAGCGATCGCGTTGGGCACAAAGGCGGAACTGCGCTTCTACCTGTTTGCGTTCTGTAATGTCGTGATGCACTGCCAGGATGGAAGGTATACCATCTAAATCAATCACTTCGGCTGAAAGCAGCGTTGTAATGATCTCGCCAGACTTTTGCCGAAATTCAAATTCTAAGTTGCGAACAACTCCCGTGCCTTGCAACTGCTGTAACAAATTCAGGCGATCGCCATCGTCTACCCAAAGATTTAACTCAAAAGAAGTTTTACCAATCGCCTCATCTCGCTCATAACCTGAAAGTTTTACAAAACTGTCGTTAACTTCGATGAAGCGTCCTTCTTGTAGCGTACTAATGGTAATTGAATCGGGGCTGCAACTAAAAGCTTTAGCAAATTTTTGGGCAAGATTTTGTAAAGCGACTTCTCCCTGTTTCTGATCTGTGATATCTCGGACAATTGCTAGTACCTCATCTTCACCACTCACGACCAACCGCGCCTCATAATTTCTGATTCCCAAAGGCGTTGGTAGCTGATATTCGCAAGTTTGTAAAGTTCCAGAATCTAAAGTTTTAGCGATCGCTACTTGGCTAATGGCTGCAACATCACTAGGCAATAACTCTTGTACATGTTTTCCAACTATTTCTTCTCTCGAAAGAGTGACATTTGCTCCTTCACTTTTCAAATCTAAATACTCGCCATCGCGGCTGATGCGAAACATCAAATCGGGGATAGCATCCAAAATTGCTTTATACCGCGCCTCACTTTCTTGCAATTTTTCTTCGGCTTGTTTCCGGTCTGTAATATCCATGGCCAAGCCATTCCAAAGAAAATCACCATTGGCTTGTAGTTCTGGTTGTGAAGTACCTTGAATCCACTTAAGTTTGCCACTAGGCGTAATAATCCGACCTTCCCAATGCCAAGGTGTAAAAGTGGTGCGACAAACAGCAATAGATTCTGCAAAAGCTTTTATATCCTGTGGATGAATCAGTTTATATAGCACCTGAAAGTCTGCCTGTATAGCTTCTGGTTCTAATTCATACAAATATTTACAACCAAAACTAATATAAGGGATAAATACAGAACCATCCTGCTGTTGCAGAATTTGGAAAATCATCCCCGGTAAATTGGCAGCAATTGTGTCCAACAGAGTGATATTCTCTGGTTGAAAATCTGGTTTATACGCTGATTTTACAATTTCATCCACTCTTAGACCCTTTGATATATAAGCAATTGGCATAATATTCAAGGCAATCATAGCCATTGTGAGAGATTTTTGGCTGTCAGCATGATCACTAACAGCAGAAAAAGTGGCTCTACTTTCAGAGTAGTTCTGGATGATGCGATCGCATTCACCCAATCGGGTGAACCATTTGTCAAAGAACGAATCAACTTGAAGAGGCTTGTTTCCTGTTGCCTATTGCCTACCTATCGCGCTTGCACTGCGCTTCTCTGCGAGACGCTTTTCTACGAGAGGCTTTGCCAACGCGAACGCGCACCACAAAAATAATTTCAGAAATCAAAGCGGATTACTATAGTTAACTTGACAAACTACTAGAATAAATATACTAGTTACACCCAAACTGATAACATGAATAATATCACCGTCAGTTTACCTCCTACCCTCGAATTAAATATCGACTTGACTGACGAGCAATTTTTTCAGCTTTGTCAAAATAATCGAGACTTAAAGTTTGAACGGACAGCCTCAGGGGAATTAATTATTATTATGCCACCTACTGGGAGTAGTACTAGTGACCGTAATGCTGATTTAACTTATCAATTAAGAGCTTGGAGTCGTCAAAATAAGCTAGGAAAATCCTTTGACTCTTCTGGTGGTTTCAAACTTCCTAATGGTGCAGAGCGTTCTCCAGATGCTTCCTGGGTGAAAATGGAACGGTGGAATGCTTTAAGCGAAGCAGAAAAAGAAAGATTTGCTCCTTTGTGTCCCGATTTTGTGGTTGAGTTAATGTCTCCGAGTGATTCATTAGAAAAAACGCGAGCCAAAATGAGGGAATACATCGATAATGGGGCAAGATTGGGCTGGTTAATTAATAGAGGACAGCAGCAAGTAGAGATTTATCGTTCCAATCGAGAAGTTGAGATTTTACAAAGTCCTAAAACTCTATCTGGAGAAGATGTTTTGCCAGGATTTGTTTTAGATTTAGCGGAAATTTGGTGAGTAATTCGCCTATTGTAGAACGCTGGCATAATTATCATAAATTATTCTCATAAAATAAATTCGATATCTAAGACAGTCTACGCCTAAGCAACTACAACATCGAAAGTATTGCACGTAATATTCTTTAGCCATAGTTGCAGTAAACCGCAGCCAAGTTTGATCGCAACAATCAGATAGAAAATAGTTTTTTAATACATTTAATTTAGTGTTATGTAGCCATTTTCAATCCGGGGAGGTACAAATATGCAAATAGACCTAACCCCCCTTCCCGAAGCGGGAAGCAGGGTGGTTTCATACGAAAAAAGAAAAATACATAAGTCTTGATTCCTCATGTATAACCATAGATTTTGACCCCTCTCCAAACCTCTCCCCGAAGCGGAGAGAGGCTTTGAAACCCAGTTTTAGTTTTTCCCTCGTTGTATGAAACCACCCTGCCCTTCCCGAAGCGGGAAGGGGGAATAATTCAAAGCCTCTCTCCTTTTAGGAGAGAGGTTTGGAGAGAGGTCAAAATTGTACTTTACTGGGTCGATAACCGCTATATCAAGCTGAGTCCGTAGCGATCGCCCCTTCACTTACCAGAAAGGGTAGAGGAGACATGAATGCAATTACAACAGACACAACTTTTAGAAGAAACGCTCTGGCAAGCAGTTCTCAATCGAGATCCCACTTTTGAAGGTAAGCTTTTTTATGGTGTTCGCTCTACAGGCATTTATTGCCGACCTATTTGCCCTAGTCGCAGACCGAATCGGAATCAAGTTTGTTTTTTCCAGTCGGTACAAGATGCTGAAATTGCAGGTTTTCGACCTTGTAAGCGCTGTCAGCCACAATCTGAAATAGTTCCAATTACAGCCAAAGCGAAAGTTTTAGCAGTATGTCGATACATTGAAGCACAAGTTGACTACATTCCAACTCTCTCAGAATTATCCTCTCAGGTGGAAATGAGTCCCAGTTATCTGCAAAGAATATTTAAGCAGATAATTGGCGTATCCCCTTTTCAATATGCAGATGCGCTGCGTAGCCAACGATTAAAACAGCGTCTCCAGTTAGGGGAAGAAATTGCTGATGTAGTTTACGATACGGGGTATGGTTCAAGTAGCCAATTGTATGAGAAAGCACCTAAGCAACTGGGAATGACACCAAAGATTTACCAACAAGCTGGAAAGACAATCAGCATTGTCTATGCGATCGCTCCATGTCTACTAGGATATTTGCTGGTGGCAACAACAGAGAAGGGTATTTGCGCCGTTAAACTAGGTGATGAAGCAGACAAGCTTGAAGACATTTTGAATCAAGAATTTCACCAAGCGCACATCATGCGTGATGACCACACACACAACGACTGGATACAAGCAATCCTCGACTTGATTGCGGGAGATAAAACACATCTCGATTTACCACTTGATGTCCGTGGGACAGCATTTCAGAAACAGGTTTGGCAAGCATTACAAAAAATTCCTCATGGCGAAACGCGCACATATACCGATATTGCCCGTGATATTGCCAAACCCGAAGCAGTCCGCGCGGTGGCAAATGCTTGTGGAGCTAATCCAACAGCGCTGATTGTACCGTGTCACCGTGTGCTGCGGAGTGATGGCAGTCTTGGCGGTTATCACTGGGGAATTGAGCGCAAACAAAAACTGCTTACACAAGAATCGAAATTTCTCAAAGATGACTCAAACACCTGAACTAGAATCGTTAACTGAAGAAAGTCTAACCCGTGGTTTAATGGTGCTTGCCAATCTTGACAGCGATTTGGCTCGGATTTTAGAGACACTGGGGCCTCCACCAATCTGGTCAAGAGAACCAGGTTTTGCAACGCTTCTGTGCATAATTCTGGAACAACAAGTTTCCTTAGCAGCTGCAAAAGCTGTATTTAACCGATTATGTGGCGTGG encodes:
- a CDS encoding PAS domain S-box protein; its protein translation is MAMIALNIMPIAYISKGLRVDEIVKSAYKPDFQPENITLLDTIAANLPGMIFQILQQQDGSVFIPYISFGCKYLYELEPEAIQADFQVLYKLIHPQDIKAFAESIAVCRTTFTPWHWEGRIITPSGKLKWIQGTSQPELQANGDFLWNGLAMDITDRKQAEEKLQESEARYKAILDAIPDLMFRISRDGEYLDLKSEGANVTLSREEIVGKHVQELLPSDVAAISQVAIAKTLDSGTLQTCEYQLPTPLGIRNYEARLVVSGEDEVLAIVRDITDQKQGEVALQNLAQKFAKAFSCSPDSITISTLQEGRFIEVNDSFVKLSGYERDEAIGKTSFELNLWVDDGDRLNLLQQLQGTGVVRNLEFEFRQKSGEIITTLLSAEVIDLDGIPSILAVHHDITERKQVEAQFRLCAQRDRLLAETLVRIRSSLNLEQILQTTVTEVRQFLQADRVFISLNNANLGIRTLAESVDPKYPSVSGWSTNDEAYLKEVRNLLKDNFVRVVEDITQMKVSPKVKAHCQKFQTQASLAVPIMLGDELFGALIANQCSGSRHWLPIEIDLLQQMSEQVAIAIQQSQICQKLAELNTNLEHQVEERTAQLQQKMQEVEKLHRVKDVVLHTVAHDLRTSVMGNLMVLKNLLNQGQGSKGAGEQGSRGAITASLSPLPPIPSAPLPLSHAQSPISNSQSSIPISRSIIERMIQGNDRQLTMINSLLEINSCEKQGLEIKLEPVQLSTLLGGTFAQLEPILTQNQATLKNLVPADLPLVMADGTRLQKVLANLITHGLQNNPPGLNFTLSATVERGMIRTQIQDDGVGMSKVECDRLFDLHVRDPQDCCSTSIGLKMYLCRKVIKAHGGEIGVISNRKRGLTFWFTLPLAT
- a CDS encoding Uma2 family endonuclease, whose protein sequence is MIASPQQNYITVEEYLQMEEQSNIKHEYIDGYIYAMAGALDPHVTIAGNLFALLRNHVRGSGCRVYIADMKARIESLNRFYYPDVMVTCDQRDRETPGYKRFPCLIVEVLSNSTEAFDRGDKFADYQTLESLQEYVLINTKRQRVECFRRNEQGLWVLQSYTSEDQSFRLNSVDFEETMATLYEDVVFE
- a CDS encoding PAS domain-containing sensor histidine kinase, with the protein product MGKVARMLMATPFTTVQSWWRKIFSAPTTDEINTLYKAWRNRFLWQRLRLWLWLALICLLSFTLRDIYGLFFPFQELQQLPEVVRTQRIVINVAMLMSILVCFALHKTKLGRHRPDLLFLGSSWSISLASQLFATLTGFALPDTIGWSLLFLSQAVLMPVCWILHLLTQVSVLVYYFGVNTALGLETPIPEHPGIYNVTFILYIFWFCTICDIGVYLYDRLQRSEFYARQELESAYQKLKVAEAKYRTIFENAVEGIFQSSPDGRYITANPALARIYGYSLVEEVTANFTDIEQFYVDPNRRAEFVRLMEKYGRVSEFESQIYRRDGSIVWISEKAYAVRDEQGKLLYYEGLIEDITQRKQTEEELRVFFHAVSHDLRNPVLGTLMVLKNLLNQGAGTGEQGTGGREQGGNSSPLPPAPRPSTSFQSPIPVSRSILERMIQSSDRQLNLINSLMETHISEMQGVVLQRQTVQLLAVVEAAIADLEPLLEQNQAKLTNLVSADLPLVNADPTQLWRVFSNLIVNALKHNPPELLLTINATHKDDKIYCTVSDNGVGISQQQSDRLFDLYFRGASIRNSVSLGLGLYLCKQIIHAHGGEIGVNSALDAGATFWFTLPIS
- a CDS encoding Uma2 family endonuclease, coding for MNNITVSLPPTLELNIDLTDEQFFQLCQNNRDLKFERTASGELIIIMPPTGSSTSDRNADLTYQLRAWSRQNKLGKSFDSSGGFKLPNGAERSPDASWVKMERWNALSEAEKERFAPLCPDFVVELMSPSDSLEKTRAKMREYIDNGARLGWLINRGQQQVEIYRSNREVEILQSPKTLSGEDVLPGFVLDLAEIW
- the ada gene encoding bifunctional DNA-binding transcriptional regulator/O6-methylguanine-DNA methyltransferase Ada, with amino-acid sequence MQLQQTQLLEETLWQAVLNRDPTFEGKLFYGVRSTGIYCRPICPSRRPNRNQVCFFQSVQDAEIAGFRPCKRCQPQSEIVPITAKAKVLAVCRYIEAQVDYIPTLSELSSQVEMSPSYLQRIFKQIIGVSPFQYADALRSQRLKQRLQLGEEIADVVYDTGYGSSSQLYEKAPKQLGMTPKIYQQAGKTISIVYAIAPCLLGYLLVATTEKGICAVKLGDEADKLEDILNQEFHQAHIMRDDHTHNDWIQAILDLIAGDKTHLDLPLDVRGTAFQKQVWQALQKIPHGETRTYTDIARDIAKPEAVRAVANACGANPTALIVPCHRVLRSDGSLGGYHWGIERKQKLLTQESKFLKDDSNT